From a region of the Candidatus Brocadia sp. genome:
- a CDS encoding TlpA family protein disulfide reductase, translating into MSMVGQFRRALLLTLFAMLSLPGVGFARDVEVVTSTDLKEVIRSNKDKIVAVTFWATWCSICVEHLPELSTLYEKYKNKNVEIIGVSLDDKPKAVQQFIEKKGITFPVLMARDKEEMSYVYQVKKIPLICYYKDGELEHREEGYTDPQHIEEDLRSCLQGSEPPKKDASMPSR; encoded by the coding sequence ATGTCTATGGTAGGTCAATTCAGAAGGGCATTATTGTTAACGTTGTTTGCGATGCTGTCTTTACCAGGAGTCGGCTTTGCAAGGGATGTGGAGGTGGTTACGTCTACGGATTTGAAAGAGGTTATCCGGTCAAATAAGGATAAAATCGTGGCGGTAACGTTCTGGGCAACGTGGTGCAGTATCTGTGTGGAGCATCTCCCGGAACTCAGCACCCTTTACGAAAAATACAAGAACAAGAACGTGGAAATCATAGGCGTCTCGCTTGATGATAAGCCGAAAGCGGTGCAGCAGTTTATTGAAAAAAAAGGAATTACCTTTCCGGTTCTCATGGCAAGGGACAAAGAGGAAATGAGTTATGTTTACCAGGTAAAGAAAATTCCCCTGATCTGCTATTATAAAGATGGGGAGCTCGAACACAGAGAGGAAGGCTACACGGATCCGCAACATATTGAAGAGGATCTGCGCAGTTGTTTGCAAGGCTCTGAGCCGCCTAAAAAGGACGCAAGTATGCCATCAAGATGA
- a CDS encoding heavy metal translocating P-type ATPase, producing the protein MKYDIVHDLPQRIRISLALPKRHTPENSQLERLFLAVDGVQKVSFNRRTRNILVIYNGDGAVKVVLLKILHETSLIFVKKETFKQDKLKQKKKAAMLSGALLIARSMIPVAMAPFLSLYGAMPVLKKGFSAILNKRLNVDVLDSTAVGISLLRSDYLTVGFITFFLKVGDYLEERIRQKSRESISKMFLNQNGWAWVRRNGCEMQINIKEVVVGDLVVVRTGSSIPVDGIVADGAALVNQSSITGEPFSVPKRAGLMVYAGTVLEEGLLTIKSIKVGDKTRVSKIIKVIEGSEGLKADVQNHAEMLANRIVPYSFILSGLIYLFTGSSIKATSILLVDYSCALKLSTPLMIMSAMIAAARQNIFVKGGKFMEKLAEANVFVFDKTGTLTEAQPKVFDILTFDGFNREELLKNVACVEEHFPHPVATAVVKKAEDEGLVHEENHAEIEYVLAHGIVSRIEGKRMLVGSKHFISDDNGIDVEGKESVIKDFMDRGYSVLYVAVENNLAGVIAIEDRVRDDLQIFLKMLKDSGVNRTIMLTGDNYATARNVAQRLGIEEFYAQALPERKAGIIKDLKSKGYVVAMVGDGINDSPALSCADVGISMKHGADIAREACDILLLDKGLEGIVDARWIAQDAMFRIKQNFRYIIGINSALIGLGILGMITPVTSALIHNATTILVSANSLKPYRIPLAGEERIMA; encoded by the coding sequence ATGAAGTATGACATTGTTCACGATCTCCCTCAAAGGATAAGGATTAGTCTCGCCTTACCGAAAAGGCATACCCCGGAGAATTCCCAGCTTGAAAGATTGTTTTTGGCTGTCGATGGGGTTCAGAAGGTATCCTTTAATCGCCGAACCAGGAATATCCTGGTCATATACAACGGCGACGGCGCTGTGAAAGTGGTCTTATTAAAGATACTGCATGAGACGTCATTGATTTTTGTAAAAAAAGAAACGTTTAAACAAGATAAACTTAAACAGAAAAAGAAGGCTGCAATGCTATCGGGGGCGCTCTTGATTGCGCGATCAATGATACCCGTGGCAATGGCGCCATTCCTCTCTCTCTATGGCGCTATGCCTGTCCTGAAAAAAGGCTTTAGCGCAATCCTGAACAAACGTCTGAACGTTGATGTCCTCGACTCCACGGCGGTAGGTATTTCATTGCTGAGAAGTGATTATCTCACGGTGGGTTTCATTACATTTTTTCTGAAGGTTGGCGATTACCTCGAGGAACGGATACGTCAAAAATCAAGGGAAAGCATTTCAAAGATGTTCCTGAATCAGAATGGGTGGGCGTGGGTAAGACGGAACGGCTGTGAAATGCAGATCAATATAAAGGAAGTAGTGGTGGGCGATCTTGTGGTGGTAAGAACGGGTTCCAGCATTCCTGTGGATGGTATTGTAGCTGATGGTGCGGCGCTGGTCAATCAGTCTTCAATCACGGGTGAGCCATTTTCTGTGCCTAAACGGGCGGGATTAATGGTTTATGCTGGCACGGTCCTGGAAGAAGGCCTCTTAACAATAAAATCAATCAAAGTAGGTGATAAAACAAGGGTCTCCAAAATAATCAAAGTAATTGAAGGATCGGAAGGCCTAAAGGCGGATGTGCAGAACCATGCAGAAATGCTCGCAAATAGGATTGTGCCCTATAGTTTTATCCTAAGCGGACTAATCTATCTTTTTACCGGCAGTTCGATAAAGGCCACCTCAATCTTGCTGGTAGATTATTCATGTGCCTTGAAATTATCAACTCCACTCATGATTATGTCCGCAATGATAGCCGCAGCAAGACAAAATATTTTCGTAAAAGGTGGTAAGTTTATGGAAAAACTGGCGGAGGCAAACGTCTTTGTTTTTGACAAGACAGGAACGCTTACAGAGGCGCAGCCAAAGGTTTTTGATATTCTTACCTTCGACGGTTTTAATCGGGAAGAGTTGTTAAAAAACGTTGCATGTGTGGAAGAACATTTTCCACATCCGGTGGCAACTGCCGTGGTTAAAAAGGCAGAAGATGAAGGGCTGGTTCATGAAGAGAACCATGCAGAGATTGAGTATGTTCTTGCCCATGGCATTGTGTCAAGGATTGAAGGGAAAAGAATGCTGGTAGGGAGTAAGCACTTTATCTCTGACGACAATGGGATTGACGTGGAAGGTAAGGAGTCTGTGATAAAAGATTTTATGGACAGGGGCTATTCGGTGCTTTACGTGGCTGTGGAAAACAATCTTGCCGGTGTTATAGCCATTGAAGATCGGGTAAGGGATGATTTGCAAATATTTCTCAAGATGCTGAAGGATTCTGGCGTGAATCGAACCATCATGCTTACTGGCGACAACTATGCTACGGCGCGTAATGTAGCGCAAAGACTTGGGATAGAGGAATTTTACGCCCAGGCTCTTCCGGAAAGAAAGGCCGGAATAATTAAAGATTTAAAAAGCAAAGGTTATGTAGTTGCAATGGTTGGTGACGGTATTAATGACTCCCCTGCTCTCTCTTGCGCAGATGTGGGCATATCTATGAAACATGGTGCAGATATCGCAAGAGAAGCCTGCGATATCTTGCTCCTGGACAAGGGGCTTGAAGGCATTGTTGATGCCCGGTGGATTGCCCAGGATGCCATGTTCCGCATTAAACAGAATTTCAGATATATAATTGGAATTAACAGTGCCTTAATAGGCCTCGGTATCTTGGGGATGATAACTCCGGTAACATCAGCCCTCATACATAATGCAACAACAATTCTCGTATCCGCAAATTCACTGAAGCCATATCGCATTCCCCTTGCAGGGGAAGAGAGGATAATGGCCTGA
- a CDS encoding bacteriocin family protein — translation MKIYKNFCKKYQFIGIFTLSALFYLPQNASPVYAKCTKENDCFSCHSSQELRNVHKDCQYLNQGCLACHAVPKNLAASSNDSCSGKGSCGEEKGGGGKGGSSEREMGREDWEKLQRHVHETIEKCLVGRKFLETYGPLGVGSQCVSIDTFGLPSWATVDMLGEADNAIHSLKRDVAHIPVIYKDFWLFWRDLEASKKGEIPLDTSAAIGAAVATAAREDDLVFNGLPDMNMAGLLNVNGRNIMKLSDWSAIGNGFQDVVAAVEKLRNTGFFPPYTLVVSPRLYALLHKVYERTGKLEIDAVKEMVKGGVYQSPVLKKDVALVMAAGRQNADLAVGGNFKVEYCGPENLNHRFRVVGSSVLRIKCPQAICTLE, via the coding sequence ATGAAGATTTATAAGAATTTTTGCAAAAAATATCAGTTTATCGGGATTTTTACTCTATCTGCCCTTTTCTACCTGCCGCAAAATGCTTCTCCTGTTTACGCAAAATGCACGAAGGAAAACGATTGTTTTTCATGTCATTCTTCCCAGGAATTGAGGAATGTCCATAAAGATTGTCAGTATCTGAATCAGGGCTGTCTTGCTTGTCATGCGGTCCCCAAAAATCTGGCGGCATCATCCAATGATTCCTGTAGTGGCAAGGGTTCCTGTGGGGAAGAAAAAGGGGGCGGTGGTAAAGGCGGTTCTTCTGAAAGAGAAATGGGACGCGAAGACTGGGAAAAGTTACAGCGGCATGTCCATGAAACAATTGAAAAATGTCTTGTAGGCAGAAAGTTTCTGGAAACGTATGGCCCCCTCGGTGTGGGAAGCCAGTGTGTGTCCATCGATACGTTTGGACTTCCGTCGTGGGCGACGGTCGATATGCTTGGAGAGGCTGACAATGCCATTCATTCACTCAAGCGGGATGTTGCGCATATACCGGTCATTTACAAAGATTTCTGGCTCTTCTGGAGAGATCTCGAAGCGAGCAAGAAGGGTGAAATTCCCCTCGATACCAGCGCCGCAATCGGAGCAGCTGTGGCCACTGCCGCCCGTGAAGACGACCTGGTGTTTAACGGGTTGCCGGACATGAACATGGCGGGACTATTGAATGTGAATGGACGCAATATCATGAAGCTTAGCGACTGGTCGGCCATTGGCAACGGGTTTCAGGACGTGGTGGCTGCGGTTGAGAAGTTAAGGAATACCGGATTTTTCCCGCCGTATACCCTTGTGGTGAGTCCGCGGCTTTATGCATTGCTCCATAAGGTGTATGAACGCACGGGAAAGTTAGAGATCGATGCGGTAAAAGAGATGGTGAAGGGTGGTGTGTACCAGAGCCCCGTGCTGAAAAAAGACGTTGCCCTTGTTATGGCAGCCGGCAGGCAAAATGCGGATTTGGCGGTGGGGGGGAATTTTAAGGTCGAGTACTGCGGTCCGGAAAACCTGAATCATCGGTTCCGGGTCGTTGGCAGTTCGGTGCTCAGGATTAAATGCCCGCAAGCGATTTGTACTCTGGAGTAA
- a CDS encoding FAD:protein FMN transferase, protein MKRYLFSLLLLWSILLFSRLSSGQSFLEEGEPPENYQLQVFMEEDEAIAKVFDGCDQIESEVLTLTPEGLEYFKRFLKRPDIESTFEVFIGKKGPVTDRYAIITEEMGCFHPITWILSANTEGKVLDVAVMIYRESRGQEVSRKRFLKQFEGKSLKDPFSTNKDIIKITGATTSVQAVCRGVKKMLAFIHEFYINKNPDSASLAHRMSPDEVRAARITHRQLFTTARVIEGVKAVIAAEADSERQFFSLATKAFNEIERIEWLFRKELQTMNKVAAKTAFACNEEVFAVMKRCYHYGVITEGGFDVTVAPLLEQWGIYRGKPKEVKADKLEAIIPAVSYKNIKALDDDRTISFAHKKTQIDLGPVIKGYAIDKALEIFRNSGVTNVCMNYGSMSRMFNAPSGKDAWKVGIPHPVREDTIVGALHLVNQGVAFLGDYSKYPAIQDKFSMHLVDPRTGRPSANENLAVIVGAPTAEEAGVAATVLFMKDTKEREKLATVFPGAEWLVVSDKPQNSLVFDGSPGMMKRFMRGEEKSFKYGRGAGCSFSP, encoded by the coding sequence ATGAAAAGGTATCTGTTTTCTCTGCTCTTACTGTGGAGCATTCTTCTTTTTTCGAGATTGTCTTCGGGGCAGTCCTTCCTTGAAGAAGGGGAGCCCCCGGAAAACTACCAGCTTCAGGTCTTCATGGAGGAAGATGAGGCCATTGCAAAGGTGTTTGATGGGTGCGATCAGATCGAATCTGAGGTTCTTACCCTTACCCCTGAAGGGCTGGAATATTTCAAGAGATTCTTGAAAAGACCGGATATTGAATCAACCTTTGAGGTCTTTATAGGCAAAAAGGGTCCGGTGACAGACCGGTATGCCATTATTACCGAGGAAATGGGCTGTTTTCATCCAATTACATGGATTCTCAGCGCCAATACTGAGGGAAAGGTTCTTGATGTTGCGGTGATGATCTATAGAGAAAGCCGCGGACAGGAGGTCAGCCGGAAGAGATTTCTGAAGCAGTTCGAAGGCAAGTCCCTGAAAGACCCCTTTTCGACGAATAAGGACATTATTAAGATTACGGGCGCTACGACTTCGGTGCAGGCAGTTTGCCGTGGCGTGAAAAAGATGCTTGCGTTTATTCATGAATTTTACATCAATAAAAATCCCGACTCTGCATCCCTGGCTCATCGCATGTCCCCTGATGAAGTCAGGGCTGCGAGAATAACGCACCGGCAACTCTTCACCACGGCAAGGGTTATCGAGGGAGTGAAAGCCGTCATTGCTGCGGAAGCTGACAGCGAACGGCAGTTCTTTTCGCTGGCAACGAAGGCATTCAATGAGATAGAGCGCATTGAATGGCTTTTCAGGAAGGAATTACAGACGATGAATAAGGTTGCGGCGAAGACCGCCTTTGCCTGCAACGAAGAGGTATTCGCGGTAATGAAACGGTGTTATCACTATGGGGTGATTACGGAAGGGGGGTTTGATGTAACGGTTGCTCCGCTATTGGAGCAGTGGGGAATATACCGGGGTAAACCAAAAGAGGTAAAAGCAGATAAACTTGAGGCCATCATTCCCGCGGTCTCTTATAAAAATATAAAGGCGCTTGACGATGATAGGACAATTTCTTTCGCTCATAAAAAGACACAAATCGACCTGGGGCCGGTAATAAAGGGATATGCAATAGACAAGGCATTGGAGATATTTCGTAATTCCGGGGTCACGAATGTCTGCATGAACTATGGAAGCATGAGTCGTATGTTTAATGCCCCTTCCGGGAAAGATGCGTGGAAGGTGGGGATTCCTCACCCCGTTAGGGAAGATACTATCGTAGGCGCTCTCCATCTGGTGAATCAAGGGGTGGCATTCCTTGGCGATTATTCGAAGTATCCTGCGATACAGGATAAATTTTCGATGCACCTCGTGGATCCGAGAACGGGAAGGCCGTCAGCGAATGAAAATCTTGCCGTGATAGTGGGAGCGCCCACTGCGGAAGAGGCGGGAGTTGCAGCAACCGTTCTTTTTATGAAAGACACAAAGGAAAGAGAAAAACTCGCAACGGTTTTTCCGGGCGCCGAGTGGTTGGTTGTTTCGGATAAGCCTCAGAATAGTTTAGTCTTTGATGGGTCCCCGGGTATGATGAAAAGGTTCATGCGGGGAGAAGAAAAGAGTTTCAAGTATGGCAGGGGCGCAGGATGTTCCTTCAGCCCATAA